A window from Suncus etruscus isolate mSunEtr1 chromosome 18, mSunEtr1.pri.cur, whole genome shotgun sequence encodes these proteins:
- the PGC gene encoding gastricsin gives MKWMVVALVCLQLLEAKVTKVTLKKFKSIRENLREQGLLEDFLKTNHYDPAQKYNFGDFSVAYEPMAYMDASYFGEISIGTPPQNFLVLFDTGSSNLWVPSVYCQSQACTGHARFNPNKSSTYSTNGQTFSLQYGSGSLTGFFGYDTMTVQNIQVPHQEFGLSQNEPGSNFIYAQFDGIMGMAYPSLAMGGATTALQGMLQEGALTSPVFSFYLSNQQGSQNGGAVVFGGVDNSLYTGQIFWAPVTQELYWQIGIEEFLIGGQATGWCSQGCQAIVDTGTSLLTVPQQYMSALQQATGAQQDQYGQLAVNCNSIQSLPTLTFVINGVQFPLLPSAYVLNTNGYCYLGVEPTYLPSQNGQPLWILGDVFLRSYYSVYDMGNNRVGFATAA, from the exons ATGAAATGGATGGTGGTGGCCCTGGTGTGCCTTCAGCTCCTGGAGGCAAAGGTGACCAA GGTGACCCTGAAGAAATTCAAGTCCATCAGGGAGAACCTGAGGGAGCAGGGCTTGCTGGAGGACTTCCTGAAGACCAACCACTACGACCCTGCCCAGAAGTACAATTTCGGCGACTTCAGCGTGGCCTATGAGCCCATGGCCTACATGGAT GCCTCCTACTTCGGGGAGATCAGCATTGGGACCCCTCCCCAGAACTTTCTGGTCCTGTTTGATACTGGCTCCTCCAACCTGTGGGTACCATCTGTCTACTGCCAGAGCCAGGCTTGCa CCGGCCACGCCCGCTTCAACCCCAACAAGTCCTCTACCTACTCCACCAACGGGCAGACCTTCTCCCTGCAGTACGGCAGCGGCAGCCTCACTGGCTTCTTCGGCTATGACACCATGACT GTTCAGAACATACAGGTGCCCCACCAGGAGTTTGGCCTGAGTCAGAACGAGCCCGGGAGCAACTTCATCTACGCTCAGTTTGACGGCATCATGGGCATGGCCTACCCCTCGCTGGCCATGGGTGGAGCCACCACAGCCCTGCAGGGCATGCTGCAGGAGGGCGCCCTCACCAGCCCCGTCTTCAGCTTCTACCTCAGCAA TCAGCAGGGCAGCCAGAATGGAGGTGCAGTCGTCTTCGGGGGTGTGGACAACAGCCTGTACACGGGGCAGATCTTCTGGGCTCCCGTCACCCAGGAGCTCTACTGGCAGATCGGCATTGAGGA GTTCCTTATTGGCGGTCAGGCTACCGGCTGGTGCTCACAGGGCTGCCAGGCCATCGTGGACACGGGCACCTCCCTACTCACCGTGCCCCAGCAGTACATGAGCGCCCTGCAGCAGGCTACGGGGGCCCAGCAGGACCAGTACGGACAG CTGGCGGTGAACTGTAACAGCATCCAGAGCCTGCCCACTCTCACCTTCGTCATCAACGGGGTGCAGTTCCCCCTGCTGCCCTCTGCCTACGTCCTCAAT ACCAATGGCTACTGCTACTTGGGTGTGGAGCCCACCTACCTGCCCTCCCAGAACGGCCAACCCCTGTGGATCCTCGGGGACGTCTTCCTCAGGTCCTACTACTCCGTCTACGACATGGGGAACAACAGGGTGGGCTTTGCCACTGCCGCCTAG